From Trichoderma atroviride chromosome 1, complete sequence, one genomic window encodes:
- a CDS encoding uncharacterized protein (EggNog:ENOG41~TransMembrane:2 (o494-513i525-549o)) — MWNSMQSEPAATTPLDNDDPIGVVVSEDSQATTPLGEAVQAKKTSESLPAGYPPELRIQHAQFRLLFPNAPPEERLVLVFRAAWSSSLEGSSKSELPAGDGRIYVTAENMYFYGQQMGLVTAYSIPLDIITEVTAATGRDCDFIFLHLSQDLNDTGYKRITIKVFLDDLQLLHARLNLLVDNLQAEEPLDTLETIKALINIDQHEYDKPSPSAESWEEVSSSTPMDNGTALGRPVERTAGDIPRLIAPTSGQKVPLKLNLPKHEVIYEPDDMTSMAAERHFDLSAKACFHVLFGDKSFVFPKLYFEHRAKQIAQGPWSAAVDKEPSKREFQFKIDYVDVFGRSKTEDIRDFQTIDVFNDHVTYVVTHTRTAWHLPHSQLFKLVTKVVITYVAKSKCKLTFYVRVDWSKSPPISKSLVERQALRDAASDAEELAEIATDQIHKLGSRSRTHKAIQVYGQVGQQTQVVVFSPAPTDARKKQAIKPRTLTAMLFETLRSLGESVVSSVILWIIAALKKIFDVVTAHRLLLLVLGLSMATNLMLSSTESLTWWQERRAANFMRRVGVSPNHMMSKAIYIADLHEASGASDDELSSFPQNSTCFGTFREVLDTTSMDSPWETAGASLSLPSSRATARRLRKTRQRLGMYRHDLLVAMRVVNSVERELLQSEWENWLDNENSLCDNLEEMLHDNGRRSNGKDHASDGSSQKPMDAIPPERKRALEAWRDDYCGSCRRDHASAMQARRLTNL; from the coding sequence ATGTGGAACTCAATGCAATCTGAGCCGGCTGCGACGACCCCCCTTGACAACGACGACCCCATTGGCGTTGTTGTATCAGAGGACTCGCAGGCGACGACGCCTCTTGGTGAGGCAGTACAAGCAAAGAAAACTAGCGAGTCTTTACCAGCTGGATACCCCCCTGAACTGAGAATCCAGCACGCCCAGTTTAGGCTTCTGTTCCCCAATGCGCCCCCTGAGGAGAGACTGGTGCTTGTATTCCGAGCGGCCTGGTCGAGCTCGCTGGAGGGTAGTTCCAAGAGCGAGCTGCctgctggcgatggcagaATCTATGTGACGGCAGAGAACATGTATTTCTACGGTCAGCAAATGGGCTTGGTAACAGCGTATAGCATCCCCTTGGATATCATCACCGAAGTCACTGCGGCTACTGGCAGAGACTGCGATTTCATTTTCTTACACCTGAGTCAGGATCTCAACGACACGGGATATAAGAGGATAACCATAAAGGTGTTCCTTGACGATCTTCAGCTACTCCATGCGCGTCTTAATCTCTTGGTAGACAATCTGCAAGCGGAAGAACCGCTTGACACTTTGGAAACCATCAAAGCGTTAATCAACATTGATCAACATGAATATGATAAGCCAAGCCCTAGCGCTGAGAGCTGGGAGGAGGTATCATCAAGCACGCCGATGGATAACGGCACAGCATTGGGAAGGCCGGTGGAGCGGACCGCGGGCGACATTCCTCGCTTGATAGCTCCTACCTCTGGGCAAAAAGTCCCACTGAAGCTGAATTTGCCCAAACACGAAGTCATCTACGAACCGGATGATATGACGTCGATGGCAGCCGAGAGGCATTTTGACCTTAGTGCAAAGGCATGCTTCCACGTTCTGTTTGGAGACAAGAGCTTTGTGTTTCCAAAATTGTACTTTGAGCATCGCGCAAAGCAGATTGCCCAGGGCCCATGGTCAGCTGCAGTCGACAAAGAACCATCGAAGCGTGAGTTTCAGTTTAAGATTGACTACGTCGACGTCTTTGGTCGGTCGAAGACGGAGGATATACGGGATTTCCAAACAATTGATGTCTTTAACGATCATGTCACATACGTGGTTACGCATACGAGAACGGCGTGGCATCTCCCTCATTCCCAGCTCTTCAAGTTGGTGACCAAGGTCGTCATCACGTATGTTGCCAAGTCAAAATGCAAGCTGACATTTTACGTGCGCGTCGACTGGTCAAAGTCACCGCCGATATCCAAGAGTTTGGTGGAGCGCCAGGCCCTCCGTGATGCGGCTAGCGATGCCGAAGAGCTCGCCGAAATAGCTACTGACCAGATTCACAAGCTGGGCTCAAGAAGTCGCACTCATAAGGCTATCCAAGTATACGGCCAAGTAGGCCAGCAAACCCAGGTAGTAGTCTTTTCGCCAGCACCTACCGACgcaaggaagaagcaggCCATCAAGCCTCGCACGCTTACGGCCATGCTGTTCGAGACGCTCAGGTCTCTTGGCGAAAGCGTGGTCTCCTCCGTGATTTTGTGGATCATTGCAGCGTTGAAAAAGATATTCGACGTTGTAACCGCGCATCGGCTCCTCTTGTTAGTCCTGGGGCTGAGCATGGCTACCAACTTGATGCTATCTTCCACGGAATCATTGACTTGGTGGCAGGAACGGAGAGCGGCAAACTTTATGCGCCGAGTTGGCGTGTCGCCGAACCACATGATGAGCAAGGCGATCTATATTGCTGACTTGCATGAGGCGTCTGGCGCCAGCGATGATGAGTTGTCCTCCTTTCCACAAAACAGCACGTGCTTCGGCACCTTCAGAGAAGTCTTGGACACCACGAGTATGGATTCTCCGTGGGAGACCGCGGGAGCTTCGCTGTCATTGCCATCAAGTCGAGCCACGGCTCGTCGGCTGCGGAAGACACGACAGAGGCTGGGGATGTACCGGCATGATTTGCTGGTTGCAATGAGGGTCGTCAACAGCGTTGAGCGGGAGTTGCTGCAATCAGAATGGGAAAACTGGCTGGACAACGAGAACTCCCTCTGCGATAACCTCGAGGAGATGTTACATGATAACGGCCGCAGAAGCAACGGCAAAGACCACGCAAGTGATGGATCATCACAGAAGCCTATGGACGCCATACCGCCGGAACGGAAGAGAGCTTTGGAGGCGTGGCGGGAT